A single region of the Geobacillus subterraneus genome encodes:
- a CDS encoding IS66-like element ISBst12 family transposase, with amino-acid sequence MLTVQQAVFTVESLIGKVQQQKQLIHQLIQENEHLRHENKQLRKENEQLKYRVQELEARTKKNSSNSHLPPSSDRFEKKRSSREPSGKKPGGQEGHEGKTLRQVEHPHHRVVHRVHTCQGCGASLREVKPFKVDIRQVFDVPPVAIEVTQHEREVKSCPHCRCVQQAEFPSHVTNHVQYGPRLTALVVYLHHIQLIPYKRLSDTIEALYQHSISTGTLANMVKRGREALESNMDIIEDALLESNILHVDETSLRINGKLAWVHVACTSRYTYLAPHASRGKKATDDIGILPRYEGTMMHDAFGTYPKYTHATHALCHAHHLRELKGFIEQGHTWAMRMTTFLLAAKQAVEAHHGALSEEEARRWERVYDRILERAQHRLETMTPLPKKALAFVRRLQKRKEEALRFLREVHVPFDNNQAERDLRMVKVKENISGTFREETFAQSFCIARSIVSTLTKHEKNVWDSLCLLLAGETIDRVLSAT; translated from the coding sequence ATGTTGACGGTACAACAAGCTGTATTTACAGTTGAGAGCTTAATCGGCAAAGTTCAACAACAAAAACAGCTCATTCATCAACTCATTCAAGAAAATGAACATTTGCGTCACGAAAACAAACAACTACGCAAAGAAAATGAACAACTGAAGTACCGTGTTCAAGAGCTGGAAGCACGCACGAAAAAAAACAGCTCCAATAGCCATTTGCCCCCATCTTCTGACCGTTTTGAGAAAAAGCGTTCCTCCCGCGAGCCGTCTGGCAAAAAGCCTGGTGGGCAAGAGGGACATGAGGGGAAGACGCTCCGTCAAGTGGAACATCCACATCATCGTGTCGTCCACCGTGTGCATACGTGTCAAGGATGTGGAGCTTCTTTGCGTGAAGTCAAACCGTTCAAAGTCGATATCCGTCAAGTGTTTGATGTCCCTCCTGTGGCGATCGAGGTGACACAACATGAACGTGAAGTGAAATCGTGTCCACATTGTCGATGCGTGCAACAAGCCGAATTCCCATCCCATGTCACGAATCATGTGCAATACGGTCCACGGCTCACGGCGCTCGTTGTTTATTTACATCATATCCAATTGATCCCGTACAAGCGTTTAAGTGATACAATCGAAGCGTTATATCAACACTCGATTAGTACAGGAACCCTTGCCAATATGGTGAAACGAGGACGCGAAGCGCTGGAATCAAATATGGACATCATCGAAGACGCCTTACTTGAATCCAACATCCTGCATGTCGATGAAACGAGTTTGCGCATCAATGGGAAACTCGCATGGGTGCATGTCGCGTGTACATCGAGATATACATACTTGGCTCCTCACGCTTCTCGTGGAAAAAAAGCGACCGATGATATCGGGATTCTTCCCCGATATGAAGGGACGATGATGCACGATGCGTTCGGTACGTATCCGAAATACACACATGCCACCCATGCCCTTTGTCATGCCCACCATTTGCGTGAGTTAAAAGGATTCATCGAACAGGGGCATACGTGGGCGATGCGCATGACCACGTTTCTGTTAGCCGCCAAGCAAGCCGTCGAAGCCCATCACGGTGCACTTTCCGAAGAAGAAGCGAGACGGTGGGAACGAGTGTATGATCGCATCCTAGAAAGAGCACAACACCGATTAGAAACGATGACGCCTCTTCCGAAAAAAGCACTCGCTTTTGTTCGACGCCTTCAAAAACGAAAGGAAGAAGCGCTGCGTTTCTTACGTGAAGTACATGTTCCCTTTGATAACAACCAAGCCGAACGCGATCTTCGCATGGTCAAAGTCAAAGAGAACATTTCGGGTACGTTTCGCGAAGAAACATTCGCGCAGTCGTTTTGCATCGCAAGAAGCATCGTTTCCACACTGACGAAACACGAAAAAAACGTGTGGGATTCGTTATGTCTTCTGTTGGCAGGCGAAACGATCGATCGAGTTCTTTCCGCTACCTAG